The Aminiphilus circumscriptus DSM 16581 genome contains a region encoding:
- a CDS encoding PAS domain-containing protein, whose amino-acid sequence MRRVVPIWSVFAALLVSLFFSALLFAASEEEILVGGDHDFPPYEFLDAKGHPAGFNVDLLHALAEAMGLRVRIVLGPWSDVRTALEEGRIHMLMGMFRTEARRRLVEFSPPHTLVSHRIFVRRNTPIFSLDDLRGKSVLVQRGDVMHDFAAEYGLFGQIVPVETPAEALRLLASGVHDAALLGAYQGHYLLRRHRIDNVTSVGEPLVPLEYCFAVRKNDARLLALLTEGMDILRSTGRYDQIHDAWFGVLRGERGETERVLFWGALAVLLAVGVWWFHVLRRRMRRHALVLEEAFRERERSLAALSESEERYGDLVRNIPGAVYRSRLDVFCSKLFIGSAVEEITGYAAERFLDDGDLTIPDIMIPEDRQAFLQWLVGGEKGDRYSREYRIIHRDGGIRWILDRGRILRDEEGIPRWMEGVLFDITELKRTMENLEEVLRRRNELEMIIGRSPVVAILWRVGPEWPVEYVSENIRQFGYAPEEFLGGTISYWTLIHPEDRVDVLRETANHAEEGHREYIREYRFFTKSGDVRWIEERTWVRSGADGTPSHLQGILLDVTDRRKALEELEYLSLHDMLTGLYNRAYFEEEMRRLDSGRFDPLGIAVFDVDCLKLVNDTLGHAEGDRLLRRCAELLRNIFRRSDVVARIGGDEFVVLLPGCDERIVKERLDLLLRAVETSNGEGALYLSLSMGYAVRFGGRGSVWSFFREADDAMYRHKRSRSVMVRSIIATHLKNRMGEDISVCRDGDGARDASHSSMSADPQ is encoded by the coding sequence ATGCGAAGGGTCGTTCCGATATGGTCCGTGTTCGCCGCTCTCCTCGTGTCGTTGTTCTTTTCCGCCCTCCTTTTCGCCGCTTCCGAGGAGGAGATCCTCGTCGGCGGAGATCATGATTTCCCCCCTTACGAATTCCTCGACGCAAAAGGACATCCTGCAGGATTCAACGTGGATCTGTTGCATGCTCTGGCGGAAGCGATGGGATTGCGCGTTCGCATCGTTCTCGGCCCTTGGAGCGATGTCCGCACTGCGCTGGAGGAAGGCAGGATCCACATGCTGATGGGCATGTTCCGCACGGAGGCGCGCCGTCGTCTTGTGGAGTTCTCGCCTCCTCACACGCTCGTTTCTCACCGCATTTTCGTAAGGCGAAACACGCCGATTTTCTCTCTGGACGACCTTCGCGGAAAATCGGTTCTTGTCCAGAGAGGCGATGTCATGCACGACTTCGCTGCCGAGTACGGCCTTTTCGGTCAGATCGTTCCCGTGGAGACCCCGGCGGAGGCGCTTCGGCTCCTTGCAAGTGGAGTGCACGATGCGGCGTTGCTCGGTGCCTATCAAGGGCACTACCTTCTCAGGCGGCACCGCATCGACAACGTCACGTCCGTGGGAGAGCCTCTTGTGCCTCTGGAGTACTGCTTCGCCGTGCGAAAGAACGACGCGAGGCTTTTGGCTCTTCTCACGGAGGGAATGGATATTCTACGATCCACCGGGCGTTACGATCAGATTCACGATGCCTGGTTCGGCGTTTTGCGGGGAGAGAGGGGAGAAACGGAACGCGTTCTTTTCTGGGGTGCCCTCGCGGTTCTCCTGGCGGTCGGAGTGTGGTGGTTTCATGTCTTGCGGCGGAGGATGCGTCGTCATGCCCTGGTACTCGAAGAAGCTTTTCGAGAGCGGGAGCGTTCCCTCGCGGCCTTGTCCGAGAGCGAGGAACGTTACGGAGATCTGGTGCGGAACATTCCCGGTGCGGTGTATCGAAGCCGTCTCGATGTCTTCTGCAGCAAACTTTTCATCGGAAGTGCCGTGGAGGAGATCACGGGATATGCAGCGGAGCGTTTTCTCGACGACGGCGATCTCACCATTCCGGACATCATGATTCCGGAAGATCGTCAGGCCTTCCTCCAGTGGCTCGTCGGAGGAGAAAAGGGAGATCGCTACTCCCGGGAATATCGCATTATCCATCGGGATGGAGGCATCCGCTGGATTCTCGACCGAGGGCGTATTCTTCGCGACGAAGAGGGAATTCCCCGCTGGATGGAGGGTGTTCTCTTCGACATCACCGAACTCAAGCGGACTATGGAAAACCTGGAGGAGGTGCTCCGACGAAGGAACGAGCTGGAGATGATCATCGGACGAAGCCCCGTGGTGGCAATTCTCTGGAGAGTCGGACCGGAGTGGCCGGTGGAGTATGTCTCGGAAAATATCCGCCAGTTCGGCTATGCTCCGGAAGAGTTCCTGGGAGGAACGATCTCCTACTGGACCCTGATCCACCCGGAAGACCGGGTCGATGTGCTCCGGGAAACCGCGAACCACGCGGAGGAGGGACATAGGGAGTATATCCGGGAGTATCGTTTTTTCACGAAGAGCGGAGATGTCCGCTGGATCGAGGAACGTACGTGGGTCCGTTCCGGAGCGGATGGAACGCCGAGCCATCTCCAGGGGATTCTCCTGGACGTGACGGATCGTCGAAAGGCACTGGAGGAACTCGAATATCTTTCGCTCCACGATATGCTCACGGGCCTGTACAACCGGGCTTATTTCGAGGAGGAAATGCGCCGGCTCGATTCCGGGCGGTTCGATCCTCTTGGTATTGCGGTTTTCGACGTGGATTGTCTCAAGCTCGTGAACGACACGCTTGGACACGCCGAGGGCGACCGTCTCCTCCGAAGGTGTGCGGAATTGCTTCGGAACATTTTTCGCAGATCCGACGTCGTTGCTCGTATCGGTGGCGACGAATTCGTGGTGCTCTTGCCGGGATGTGACGAGCGGATCGTCAAGGAGCGTTTGGATCTGCTTCTCCGTGCGGTGGAGACGAGTAACGGCGAAGGGGCTCTTTACCTCAGCCTTTCCATGGGGTATGCGGTGCGTTTTGGAGGGCGGGGTTCCGTGTGGTCTTTCTTCCGGGAGGCCGATGACGCCATGTATCGGCACAAACGCTCTCGTTCCGTTATGGTTCGCTCCATTATTGCCACGCATCTGAAAAACAGGATGGGCGAAGACATCTCCGTTTGTCGTGATGGAGATGGCGCAAGAGATGCGTCTCATTCGTCCATGTCGGCGGATCCCCAATGA
- a CDS encoding universal stress protein yields MLEKILYPSDLSPFSQKGLAWVAAKVTRKESEIVIAHVVNPAAGYNTPHLVREAEIRLAVMEQSLLPYNLRHDTVALAGEEFETLAEYAQNEECTLAILLAEPDDDLLAFVHKLAIPQLILKTDGEELPERDLFEHVVIAVGLFEERTERLLEAARAFLEGRNASVTLLHAVPLDDPGNADLLVQAADAALQTVSDALTPLVKEVRTLLVSGYPEEELPAALQQLEPSLLILGVSQHGELWEVLVGSVAKSLIEETPCHILIVPN; encoded by the coding sequence ATGCTCGAAAAAATCCTCTATCCTTCGGACCTTTCTCCCTTCTCCCAGAAAGGACTCGCCTGGGTCGCCGCCAAGGTGACGCGAAAAGAATCGGAAATTGTCATCGCTCACGTGGTGAATCCCGCCGCCGGGTACAACACACCGCACCTCGTCCGAGAGGCGGAGATCAGGCTCGCCGTCATGGAGCAGAGCCTCCTGCCTTACAATCTGCGCCACGACACGGTCGCCCTTGCGGGGGAAGAATTCGAAACCCTCGCGGAATACGCACAGAACGAGGAGTGCACGCTTGCGATTCTCCTCGCCGAACCGGACGACGATCTCCTCGCCTTCGTCCACAAACTGGCAATCCCACAGTTAATCCTCAAGACCGACGGAGAGGAGCTCCCCGAGAGAGACCTTTTCGAGCACGTGGTTATCGCCGTGGGGCTTTTCGAAGAGAGAACCGAACGTCTTCTCGAAGCGGCACGGGCATTCCTCGAGGGAAGAAATGCCTCCGTGACGCTCCTCCACGCCGTCCCTCTCGATGACCCCGGCAACGCGGATCTTCTCGTGCAGGCCGCAGATGCGGCACTTCAGACCGTTTCGGATGCACTGACTCCCCTGGTAAAAGAAGTCCGCACCCTCCTCGTGAGCGGCTATCCCGAGGAGGAACTCCCCGCGGCACTGCAGCAGCTGGAGCCGTCTCTGCTCATCCTGGGCGTCTCCCAACACGGCGAACTCTGGGAAGTCCTGGTGGGAAGCGTCGCCAAGTCACTCATCGAGGAAACGCCCTGCCATATCCTCATCGTCCCGAACTGA
- a CDS encoding lysophospholipid acyltransferase family protein: MLCVVRRLVNHLPHRAALRVGQTLGTLLWIWDKKRVDGAEARCVRALGVGIPEARHIVRRSYGNIGRSVVEFLRLPQMKGQVKRFVTVHGEEHLRDALARGKGVILLTAHFGSWEMAAAWLAERGYPMNAIGAEQRDPRISDLIAELRRSCGVVTIGKGFDLKEALRCLRKGEILGVLLDQDPKDRGIVVPFLGLPASTPYGPVKMAFKLQVPVVPLFMVRREDGIFHDLHFLSPLEGKEGTLFGEDEKDSVRRSNDVLSEWIVSYPEQWMWLYPRWASTEAMISC; encoded by the coding sequence ATGCTTTGTGTTGTGCGGCGACTGGTGAACCACCTGCCTCACCGCGCCGCGCTCCGGGTTGGTCAGACACTTGGAACATTGTTGTGGATCTGGGACAAGAAGCGTGTGGACGGCGCGGAAGCTCGCTGCGTCCGGGCTCTGGGAGTGGGAATACCCGAGGCGCGGCATATCGTGCGGCGTTCCTATGGGAACATTGGACGCAGTGTCGTGGAGTTTCTCCGGCTTCCTCAAATGAAGGGACAGGTGAAACGCTTCGTTACCGTTCATGGAGAGGAGCATCTGCGAGACGCCCTCGCCCGGGGAAAGGGTGTCATTCTCCTCACGGCGCATTTTGGGAGCTGGGAGATGGCCGCCGCTTGGCTTGCGGAACGGGGATATCCCATGAACGCCATCGGTGCGGAACAGCGGGATCCCCGCATTTCCGATCTCATTGCAGAGCTGCGGCGTTCCTGTGGTGTCGTCACCATCGGCAAAGGATTCGATCTGAAAGAAGCTTTGCGTTGTCTGCGAAAAGGCGAGATTCTTGGAGTTTTGCTCGATCAGGATCCTAAGGATCGGGGAATTGTTGTTCCCTTCCTCGGTCTTCCTGCCAGTACCCCTTATGGTCCCGTCAAAATGGCCTTCAAACTTCAGGTTCCCGTGGTGCCTCTTTTCATGGTTCGTCGTGAGGACGGAATTTTTCATGATCTTCATTTTCTTTCTCCGCTGGAGGGAAAAGAGGGAACGCTTTTCGGGGAGGACGAAAAGGACTCCGTACGGCGCAGTAACGATGTCCTCAGCGAATGGATCGTTTCCTATCCGGAACAGTGGATGTGGCTCTATCCCAGGTGGGCTTCCACGGAGGCCATGATCTCGTGTTAG
- a CDS encoding chemotaxis protein CheX encodes MAGELLSKFVNSFGAGLVSVSQTLGVTVSLVKTQVTQGVNAPGSRVAALVGLVGGGVHGTAALMVDEQGFASYVNAMSGGMIPPNLEDNVALSVVGELTNMVSGQTLMKLDIEGMDLTPPQIIAGENIKAVPPQKPGIVSFTLPFQVNPKGNIYLVVSLHS; translated from the coding sequence ATGGCGGGAGAATTGCTGTCGAAGTTCGTGAACAGTTTCGGAGCCGGATTGGTTTCCGTGAGTCAAACTTTGGGTGTCACTGTGTCTCTCGTAAAAACGCAGGTGACGCAAGGGGTCAATGCTCCGGGAAGCCGTGTTGCGGCGTTGGTGGGGCTTGTCGGAGGAGGGGTGCACGGCACGGCGGCGCTCATGGTGGACGAGCAGGGATTTGCGAGTTATGTGAATGCCATGTCCGGAGGTATGATTCCGCCGAACCTGGAGGACAACGTGGCGCTGAGTGTCGTGGGAGAGCTGACGAACATGGTGAGTGGCCAGACGCTGATGAAACTCGACATAGAAGGCATGGATCTGACTCCTCCCCAGATCATCGCGGGGGAGAACATCAAGGCCGTACCTCCTCAGAAGCCTGGAATCGTTTCCTTCACGCTTCCTTTTCAGGTAAACCCCAAAGGAAACATCTATTTGGTGGTCTCCCTGCACAGTTGA
- a CDS encoding TAXI family TRAP transporter solute-binding subunit, giving the protein MRKKALWGVLCAVLCLGFLTSGAFAVTFLNIGTGTTGGTYYPVGAALAKIWSDTIPDVKASAQSTGGTVNNIQLMADGEAELGFMDGLYYHAYMGQGKYEGNPQKELRAMLPLYPEPVHLLVAKGSGIKSIEDFKGKRVSIGAVASGTEVTARELLKAAGIDPDKDITPENLGLSDTAAAFGDKRIDCGIVVGSLGIAGVVEVTTLDLVEFIDLSDEILDKVMEQTPYWVPFTIPANFYKNQTAPVKTYASWNIVAVKARESLNNAASAPQGASQSLTRFESRESERSFFRASSGLP; this is encoded by the coding sequence ATGCGTAAGAAGGCTTTGTGGGGCGTGCTCTGTGCGGTTCTGTGTTTGGGTTTCCTTACAAGCGGTGCGTTTGCGGTGACGTTTCTGAACATTGGTACCGGAACCACCGGTGGTACCTACTATCCCGTGGGAGCTGCACTGGCAAAAATTTGGAGCGATACAATCCCCGACGTGAAGGCCAGTGCCCAGTCCACGGGAGGCACGGTGAACAACATTCAGCTCATGGCCGACGGAGAGGCCGAGCTGGGCTTCATGGACGGTCTCTACTACCACGCCTATATGGGGCAGGGCAAGTACGAAGGGAATCCGCAGAAAGAACTCCGTGCCATGCTCCCCCTCTATCCCGAACCTGTTCACCTCCTCGTCGCCAAAGGGAGCGGCATTAAGTCCATCGAGGACTTCAAGGGGAAGCGTGTATCCATCGGCGCTGTAGCGAGCGGCACGGAGGTGACGGCCCGTGAGCTGCTGAAGGCTGCGGGAATCGATCCTGACAAGGATATTACGCCGGAAAACCTCGGCCTTTCCGATACGGCTGCCGCGTTTGGCGACAAGCGGATTGACTGCGGCATCGTCGTGGGATCCCTTGGCATCGCCGGCGTTGTGGAAGTCACCACCTTGGATCTTGTGGAATTCATCGACCTTTCCGACGAAATTCTCGATAAAGTTATGGAGCAGACTCCTTATTGGGTTCCTTTCACGATTCCTGCGAACTTCTACAAAAACCAGACCGCGCCCGTGAAAACCTACGCGAGCTGGAACATTGTCGCCGTTAAGGCTAGGGAATCTCTGAATAATGCTGCGTCAGCCCCGCAGGGCGCCTCGCAGAGCCTGACGCGATTCGAGTCAAGGGAAAGCGAAAGGTCTTTCTTCAGAGCTTCCTCAGGGCTTCCCTAA
- a CDS encoding IS5 family transposase has translation MKRQKTFASAISFEKYRKPTKRELFLAEMEQIVPWKELCARLEPFYPKEGRGRPPIGLERMLRIHFLQNWFNLSDRGVEEALYDVESMRRFARIDLGNEPVPDETTICKFRHLLETHKLAEKLFEAVNLHLASRGLKLSEGTIVDATIIHAPSSTKNREKKRDPEMHSTKKGNQYYFGMKVHVGVDKESKQVHSLVTTPANVHDSTRIGELLHGEEKEVRGDSAYMGKTEEIRTKAPRAVDYTQKRATKHKKLTEEEKEQNRLLSKVRSRVEHVFHVVKCVFGFTKVRYKGLAKNTGVVYVLFALCNLYMARGFLLSTGG, from the coding sequence ATGAAGCGACAGAAAACTTTCGCGAGCGCCATTTCGTTCGAGAAATACCGAAAACCCACCAAACGGGAACTCTTTCTCGCCGAAATGGAACAGATAGTTCCTTGGAAAGAGCTTTGCGCTCGTCTCGAACCCTTCTATCCGAAAGAGGGAAGAGGACGTCCTCCCATAGGGCTGGAGAGAATGCTCCGGATCCACTTTCTCCAGAACTGGTTCAACCTCAGCGATAGGGGTGTAGAAGAAGCCCTCTATGACGTGGAGTCCATGCGGCGCTTCGCCCGTATCGATCTCGGCAACGAACCCGTTCCGGACGAGACCACGATTTGCAAGTTCCGCCATCTTCTGGAAACCCACAAGCTCGCAGAGAAACTCTTCGAGGCGGTGAATCTTCATCTCGCCTCCCGGGGCTTAAAACTCTCCGAGGGAACCATCGTGGATGCCACGATCATCCATGCTCCTTCATCGACGAAAAACCGGGAGAAGAAACGCGACCCGGAGATGCATTCCACGAAGAAGGGCAACCAGTACTACTTCGGTATGAAAGTCCATGTCGGTGTGGACAAGGAAAGCAAACAGGTCCACAGTCTCGTCACCACTCCGGCGAACGTGCACGACTCCACCCGAATCGGTGAACTCCTGCACGGAGAAGAAAAAGAAGTCCGGGGAGATTCGGCCTACATGGGCAAAACCGAAGAGATCCGGACGAAAGCCCCGCGCGCCGTGGATTATACCCAAAAAAGAGCCACGAAGCACAAAAAGCTCACCGAAGAAGAGAAAGAGCAAAACCGTCTTCTTTCAAAAGTCCGTTCGCGGGTTGAACATGTCTTCCACGTCGTCAAATGCGTCTTCGGATTCACCAAAGTGCGCTATAAAGGTCTCGCCAAAAATACCGGTGTCGTGTACGTGCTCTTCGCTCTGTGCAATCTCTACATGGCGAGAGGTTTTCTCCTGTCCACAGGGGGGTAG
- a CDS encoding TRAP transporter permease, with amino-acid sequence MSNSEKDVEKLSAGGVPVVESLEEEQVQHLVEKYDTESRYRRLTGWQGYVVSAWCIAMSLFHMYTAGIGLLPTAIQRAVHLTFALAAVFLLYPASPRLNRTKIPWYDWILAALAVVGTGYIVFFFNEIARRGARPLSSDVVLGVLTIALVLEAGRRIVGKVLPTLSFLFLLYCAFGRYAPGMFMHRGYSLSRIIQHMYLTPEGLFGVALGVSATFVFMFILFGAFLSRSGGARFFNELSLAVAGHSPGGPAKVAIVASGLLGTINGSSVANVATTGAFTIPLMKRVGYLPEYAGAVEACASTGGQLMPPIMGAGAFIMSEFLGISYLRIAAAAIIPALLYYGALFVNVHIRARRRGLKGLDRSELPRVGEVFRKDGHLLIPLAVIITMLLQKYTPLAAAYWGIVSVVVVSMFRAHTRLGIREILAALDEGARGALGVAVACALVGFVVGTSSLTSLGLTISNNIIDVAGGRLLPTLMLAMVACLVLGMGLPTTANYIVTSTIIAPALIKLGVLPLSAHLFVFYFGIMADLTPPVCLAAFTGAGIAGADPTRTGLHATRMVIVAYLLPYTFIYTPMIILQQPEPVHLAILVVASLLGVVALAAGGQGWMFRNLGVPSRAVAILAGVAAFLPGTVTKVAVIATLFAFFLVQRFMAGKERVPLGA; translated from the coding sequence ATGTCGAATAGCGAGAAAGACGTGGAGAAGCTTTCCGCTGGTGGTGTTCCTGTGGTCGAGTCTCTGGAGGAGGAGCAGGTACAGCACCTGGTGGAAAAGTACGACACGGAGAGTCGTTATCGGAGGCTGACGGGATGGCAGGGATATGTGGTCTCCGCCTGGTGCATTGCCATGTCCCTGTTTCACATGTATACGGCCGGGATCGGCCTTCTGCCCACGGCGATCCAGCGGGCGGTGCACCTGACCTTCGCGCTTGCGGCGGTGTTTCTGCTCTATCCCGCGTCCCCGAGGCTGAATCGTACAAAAATTCCCTGGTATGACTGGATTCTTGCGGCTCTTGCCGTGGTCGGCACCGGGTATATTGTCTTCTTCTTCAACGAGATCGCCCGGAGAGGGGCTCGTCCGCTTTCCTCGGATGTCGTCCTCGGGGTGCTCACCATTGCGCTTGTCCTCGAGGCGGGGCGGCGCATTGTGGGCAAGGTTCTTCCCACGCTCTCCTTCCTCTTTCTCCTCTATTGCGCCTTCGGGCGGTATGCGCCGGGAATGTTCATGCACCGAGGCTACTCGCTTTCCCGCATCATCCAGCACATGTACCTCACCCCGGAGGGGCTCTTTGGCGTTGCCTTGGGAGTGTCCGCCACCTTCGTCTTCATGTTCATCCTTTTCGGGGCGTTTCTTTCCCGGAGCGGAGGTGCGCGTTTCTTCAACGAGCTTTCCCTGGCCGTGGCCGGACACAGCCCGGGTGGGCCCGCGAAGGTAGCCATTGTCGCTTCGGGGCTTCTCGGGACGATCAACGGTTCTTCCGTAGCCAACGTGGCCACCACGGGGGCCTTCACCATTCCTCTGATGAAACGCGTGGGGTATCTTCCCGAATATGCGGGAGCGGTTGAGGCCTGTGCCTCCACGGGGGGCCAGCTCATGCCGCCTATCATGGGGGCCGGGGCCTTTATCATGAGCGAATTTCTCGGCATCTCCTATCTGCGGATCGCCGCGGCAGCCATCATTCCCGCGCTGCTCTATTACGGGGCGCTCTTCGTGAACGTGCATATCCGTGCCCGGCGGCGGGGGCTCAAGGGGCTCGATCGTTCCGAACTGCCCCGGGTGGGTGAAGTCTTCCGCAAGGACGGGCATCTTTTGATTCCTCTCGCGGTGATCATCACCATGCTGCTCCAAAAATACACACCCCTTGCCGCCGCCTACTGGGGAATCGTCTCCGTGGTTGTCGTGAGTATGTTCCGAGCGCACACGCGCCTGGGCATCAGGGAGATCCTCGCCGCCCTCGACGAGGGTGCCCGGGGCGCGCTCGGCGTGGCCGTCGCTTGCGCCCTCGTGGGATTCGTGGTGGGCACGTCGTCCCTCACGTCCCTGGGGCTCACCATCTCGAACAACATCATCGACGTGGCGGGGGGACGGCTTTTGCCCACCCTGATGCTCGCCATGGTGGCCTGCCTCGTGCTGGGAATGGGGCTTCCCACCACCGCCAACTACATCGTCACGAGCACCATCATCGCTCCCGCGCTGATCAAGCTCGGTGTCCTGCCCTTGTCGGCCCACCTCTTCGTGTTCTACTTCGGCATCATGGCGGATCTCACCCCTCCCGTCTGTCTCGCCGCATTCACCGGGGCGGGCATTGCCGGAGCGGACCCGACGCGCACCGGCCTCCATGCGACGCGCATGGTCATCGTGGCCTACCTGCTGCCCTACACGTTCATCTACACCCCCATGATCATTCTCCAGCAGCCTGAGCCGGTTCACCTGGCGATTCTCGTGGTGGCTTCCCTCCTCGGCGTGGTGGCTTTGGCGGCGGGGGGGCAGGGATGGATGTTCCGTAATCTCGGAGTACCCTCCCGGGCTGTCGCAATTCTGGCGGGGGTCGCGGCCTTTCTCCCCGGAACGGTGACAAAGGTTGCGGTCATCGCGACACTCTTTGCGTTCTTTCTCGTTCAGCGCTTCATGGCGGGAAAGGAAAGGGTTCCCCTCGGGGCGTAG
- a CDS encoding methyl-accepting chemotaxis protein translates to MTLRARLVLLGIGVLVAVGVMAGMAYVGARNILSEELEVSGKNSASMAVSSVANWLNGREQVVANAAENVGYMWQNFGVTSTMLLPYMELLTATNKAAGFMDIYIGFPNGKFVDGSGWIPPGNFDARTRPWYQKAVEAKKTVYVDPYVDANTGKVILTIATPVLTADGSLIGVVGADIDLDTLVSLVVEQKISGFGYGFLVNQEGLIIAHPDENIRLKVRITERSDAVAPELAELGRRMIGGENGAGTYTQAGERKRLYFGSLPSGWSLGLSVPEEGLFAPIGALGKRQILVALAASLLLGVWIFFVVRGIIRPVRVLLETADAVRAGDLTSAADMCGGDELCMVGAALDGIIQGQREIFLSLRSETNRLEKEAKMLDTVADDTDKIIRTVEEKIVALQALADENAQAVESANAGIEEIASSAQGAAQASSEASNHAETLRSDAEKAGEITRSTTRRVAEMSDAFKDVAEAVARLHAQAGEIGSIVASIAGIADQTNLLALNAAIEAARAGEAGRGFAVVAEEVRKLAEESNLAARKIGDLAKGIMGGTDRAVQSADKGVSLATQGRQESAVMEERIAAVLDAISAIGDQIQNVAATAQEQSAGAQEMAASIDRLAHGASRTKDEALTIRNVVSDVVKNSGELRSAAEELSGIAREFQEHLRKYRLDGETKETLSLRG, encoded by the coding sequence ATGACGTTGCGTGCGCGCTTGGTTTTGCTCGGAATCGGGGTGCTCGTTGCGGTGGGTGTCATGGCGGGTATGGCTTATGTGGGTGCTCGGAACATTCTCTCGGAAGAACTGGAAGTCTCGGGGAAAAACAGTGCATCCATGGCGGTCAGCTCCGTGGCCAACTGGCTGAACGGAAGAGAGCAGGTCGTGGCCAACGCTGCGGAGAACGTCGGATACATGTGGCAGAACTTCGGTGTAACGTCCACCATGCTCCTCCCCTATATGGAATTGCTCACCGCGACCAACAAAGCCGCCGGATTCATGGATATCTATATTGGCTTTCCCAACGGAAAGTTTGTGGATGGATCGGGGTGGATTCCTCCGGGAAATTTCGACGCTCGCACGCGTCCCTGGTACCAAAAGGCGGTGGAGGCAAAGAAGACCGTTTATGTCGATCCCTATGTGGATGCCAACACAGGAAAGGTCATTCTCACCATCGCAACGCCGGTTCTGACCGCAGACGGTTCGTTGATCGGCGTCGTGGGCGCCGATATTGATCTCGACACGCTGGTCTCCCTTGTGGTGGAGCAGAAGATCAGTGGCTTTGGATACGGTTTTCTCGTCAATCAGGAAGGGCTGATCATCGCCCATCCAGACGAAAATATTCGCCTCAAGGTCCGCATTACGGAACGTTCCGACGCGGTTGCCCCGGAACTTGCCGAATTAGGCCGACGCATGATCGGAGGGGAGAATGGCGCGGGGACCTACACGCAGGCAGGTGAACGCAAGCGGCTTTATTTCGGGTCTCTTCCTTCGGGATGGAGTCTTGGGCTTTCCGTTCCCGAGGAGGGGCTTTTCGCTCCCATCGGTGCGCTCGGGAAACGGCAGATTCTGGTTGCTCTTGCGGCGTCTCTCCTGCTCGGCGTGTGGATCTTTTTTGTCGTGCGCGGCATCATCCGCCCGGTCAGAGTCCTTCTCGAAACCGCCGATGCGGTGCGTGCCGGTGACCTCACGTCAGCGGCGGACATGTGCGGAGGAGACGAACTCTGCATGGTAGGCGCCGCCCTGGACGGTATCATTCAGGGACAGCGGGAAATTTTCCTTTCTCTCCGGTCCGAGACGAACCGCCTCGAAAAGGAAGCGAAAATGCTCGATACCGTGGCGGACGACACGGACAAGATCATCCGAACGGTGGAAGAGAAGATCGTGGCCCTTCAGGCCCTCGCGGACGAGAACGCTCAGGCGGTGGAATCCGCCAATGCAGGAATCGAAGAGATCGCATCGAGCGCACAGGGGGCGGCCCAGGCCTCGTCGGAGGCGTCGAATCACGCGGAAACGCTTCGGAGTGACGCGGAGAAAGCCGGAGAGATCACTCGTTCCACGACCCGCCGGGTCGCGGAGATGTCCGATGCGTTCAAGGATGTGGCCGAGGCGGTCGCACGTCTTCATGCCCAGGCGGGCGAGATAGGAAGTATCGTGGCGAGTATCGCGGGCATTGCGGATCAGACCAATCTTCTGGCGCTCAACGCCGCCATCGAGGCGGCCCGGGCCGGAGAGGCGGGAAGAGGCTTCGCCGTTGTTGCGGAGGAAGTCCGCAAGCTTGCCGAGGAAAGCAACCTGGCGGCCCGGAAGATCGGAGACCTCGCCAAGGGAATCATGGGTGGGACGGACAGGGCTGTTCAGTCCGCGGACAAGGGTGTTTCGCTTGCCACTCAGGGGCGGCAGGAGAGTGCCGTCATGGAAGAACGCATCGCGGCGGTTCTTGATGCCATTTCCGCCATCGGTGACCAGATTCAGAACGTGGCAGCCACGGCGCAGGAGCAATCCGCCGGTGCCCAGGAAATGGCGGCATCCATAGATCGTCTCGCGCATGGTGCCTCGCGAACGAAGGATGAGGCCCTGACGATCAGGAACGTGGTTTCCGATGTGGTCAAAAACAGCGGAGAACTGCGCTCCGCCGCGGAAGAACTGAGCGGAATCGCCCGGGAATTTCAGGAGCACCTCAGAAAATATCGCCTCGACGGAGAAACGAAGGAAACGCTCTCGCTCAGGGGTTGA